One stretch of Podospora pseudoanserina strain CBS 124.78 chromosome 4, whole genome shotgun sequence DNA includes these proteins:
- a CDS encoding hypothetical protein (EggNog:ENOG503NV5A; COG:T; MEROPS:MER0033198) — translation MALAFPLRVLVKLVGSVACSAAHRPLEMAVPYTLLYFFASFFSFVTCIPLKPGVSFQSQSSLPVLTLPYGSYRASSYRSSSDLYIFKNIRYAAPPVGELRWAKPAPPAQNSTHQDGSYGPRCIQSAPNGINVVGPGNKAPVGAVINQFLGGIPLPLFSGGSEDCLFLDVYVPGKALKNPTIKLPVVVWIYGGGFLFGSKDTMTPDLPFYDGGGMIGQSNNNMIFVAINYRVGAFGFLAGESMERDGLPNAGLHDQRAALQWVRDHIHLVGGDPTQVTAMGESAGASSIFHHIVAEGGRLDPLFSRAILQSPAFQPIWDRAGKVEDTFQDFATLAGCQGKGLACLRAADPTALIKANNALNLKQAPGTFAIGPTPDGKFIRQLPVLELALGKFWKLESLILSHVADEASLFVGGSIQTDAQFSGFLGQLFPNYTLTAGVNDKIEEAYPPVKGTKKSKYATQTARMTEFTRDSCFTCHIRHLTESFGDSKVWNMQYSVFPGQHATDLIPTFFSTAYTSDTFLDDLAMFFVPVLGTLVAGISTAMQSYFASYITTGNPNMNRKILNLPPAIRWNHPVSGQGEQVSGVLDVGGWGITTVSDDKHQKTPCDFWRGFAAAVTALGGYSPPGEVVPQNLVRVEGDVSRNYVGGNEASE, via the exons ATGGCCTTGGCCTTTCCTTTGCGAGTTCTTGTCAAACTTGTGGGTTCGGTGGCGTGTAGTGCTGCTCACCGTCCGCTCGAGATGGCGGTCCCTTATACACTCCTTTACTTCTTTGCatctttcttctcctttgttACTTGCATTCCTTTGAAGCCTGGTGTTAGCTTTCAATCGCAGTCCTCGCTACCGGTACTCACTTTACCATATGGATCGTATAGAGCCTCAAGTTATCGGTCATCAAGCGATTT GTACATCTTCAAGAACATCAGATATGCGGCCCCACCTGTCGGTGAGCTGAGATGGGCCAAACCAGCGCCCCCAGCACAGAATAGCACTCATCAGGATGGCAGTTATGGGCCAAGATGCATTCAGTCGGCTCCGAATGGTATCAATGTGGTCGGACCAGGCAACAAGGCGCCTGTCGGAGCTGTCATAAACCAGTT ccttgGTGGAATCCCATTGCCACTCTTCTCAGGTGGAAGCGAAGATTGTCTATTCCTCGACGTTTATGTGCCTGGAAAGGCGCTCAAAAACCCGACCATCAAGTTACCCGTCGTTGTATGGATCTACGGAGGTGGCTTTCTTTTTGGCAGCAAGGACACGATGACGCCCGACTTACCGTTCTACGATGGAGGAGGAATGATTGGGCAGTCAAATAACAACATGATCTTTGTCGCCATCAACTACCGCGTCGGTGCCTTCGGATTCTTGGCAGGGGAATCCATGGAAAGAGACGGGCTCCCAAACGCTGGATTGCACGATCAAAGGGCTGCTTTGCAGTGGGTGAGGGATCATATTCacttggttggtggtgatcctACCCAAGTCACTGCAATGGGCGAATCGGCGGGTGCGTCGTCGATATTTCACCACATTGTCGCGGAAGGGGGTCGCCTTGATCCTCTCTTCTCAAGGGCAATTCTGCAATCTCCAGCCTTCCAGCCGATATGGGACCGTGCTGGCAAAGTTGAAGATACATTTCAGGATTTTGCAACACTCGCTGGATGTCAAGGCAAAGGGCTGGCCTGTCTGCGAGCTGCTGACCCGACGGCGTTGATCAAGGCAAATAACGCGCTGAACTTGAAGCAGGCACCGGGTACCTTTGCAATTGGCCCAACACCGGATGGCAAGTTTATTCGGCAGTTGCCAGTGCTGGAGCTCGCCCTGGGAAAGTTTTGGAAGCTCGAGTCCCTGATCCTGTCCCATGTCGCGGACGAGGCAAGTTTGTTTGTGGGCGGTTCCATTCAGACAGATGCGCAGTTCTCAGGCTTTTTGGGCCAGCTGTTTCCCAACTATACTCTGACGGCAGGTGTGAACGACAAGATTGAAGAAGCATACCCTCCTGTCAAAGGGACGAAGAAGTCAAAGTATGCCACACAGACAGCTAGGATGACGGAGTTTACAAGAGATAGTTGCTTTACGTGCCACATTAGGC ATCTGACAGAGTCCTTCGGCGATAGCAAAGTCTGGAACATGCAATACAGCGTCTTCCCTGGCCAGCACGCCACTGACCTGATAcccaccttcttcagcacAGCCTACACATCCGAcaccttcctcgacgacctcgcCATGTTCTTTGTACCTGTCCTCGGCACCTTGGTGGCAGGCATCAGCACAGCGATGCAGAGTTATTTTGCGTCGTACATCACCACAGGGAATCCAAATATGAACAGAAAGATACTGAATCTTCCACCGGCTATACGTTGGAACCATCCTGTCAGCGGACAGGGCGAGCAAGTCTCCGGCGTACTGGATGTGGGTGGCTGGGGGATAACGACTGTCAGTGACGATAAGCATCAGAAAACGCCTTGTGATTTTTGGAGAGGATTTGCGGCGGCTGTGACGGCTTTGGGGGGGTACTCTCCTCCTGGGGAGGTTGTGCCGCAGAACCttgtgagggtggagggCGATGTGAGCCGGAACTATGTTGGTGGCAATGAGGCGAGCGAATAG
- a CDS encoding hypothetical protein (EggNog:ENOG503NWAM; COG:S), translated as MGINNPLPSSLSSECKKCGKILSSFIDPRQAFGPEKVIPPSVLANAKGLAILTVIKAGFLGSARFGSGLVVARLPDGSWSAPSAIATGGAGFGGQIGFELTDFVFILNDASAVKTFSQAGSLTLGGNVSIAAGPVGRNAEAAGAASLRSVAGIFSYSKTKGLFAGVSLEGSAIIERKDANAKLYGRQISARELLSGAERPPSQAYPLMSILNTRVFNGMAAGGSMDNRMYNDVPVYDDHEDPVVWGNKTGQAYGEGQSRNRDSVPAGSSGQGDYYAPPKRSSTWQDPVYDQEPRSFGQGSRSSTYADNSFGGAATGEKKAPPGRPAAPKPNYAGKEAMLKKNEAIALFTFEAVEPGDLGFKKGDVITVLKKTDNATDWW; from the exons atgggAATCAACAATCCGCTCCCTTCGAGCTTATCCT ccGAATGCAAAAAGTGCGGCAAGATCCTCTCCTCGTTCATCGACCCTAGACAAGCCTTTGGACCCGAGAAGGTCATCCCGCCATCTGTCCTCGCCAACGCCAAG GGCCTCGCTATCCTTACTGTGATCAAAGCAGGCTTTCTCGGATCCGCCCGTTTCGGCTCCggcctcgtcgtcgcccGCCTCCCCGATGGCTCCTGGAGCGCCCCATCCGCAATCGCAACCGGCGGtgctggctttggtggcCAGATCGGCTTCGAGCTGACAGATTTCGTCTTTATTCTCAATGACGCCAGCGCTGTCAAGACCTTCTCCCAGGCTGGCTCCCTCACACTCGGCGGCAATGTGTCAATAGCTGCTGGTCCTGTAGGCAGAAACGCAGAAGCTGCCGGCGCTGCCTCGCTGAGAAGTGTGGCCGGTATCTTCAGCTACTCCAAGACAAAGGGATTATTCGCCGGTGTCTCCCTCGAAGGCTCAGCCATTATCGAGCGCAAGGACGCCAATGCTAAGCTCTACGGCCGACAGATCTCGGCGAGGGAACTCCTGTCTGGAGCCGAGCGCCCACCGTCGCAGGCTTATCCCCTGATGAGCATCCTCAACACTCGAGTTTTCAACGGTATGGCGGCCGGTGGATCGATGGACAACAGAATGTACAACGATGTACCGGTGTATGACGACCACGAAGACCCGGTTGTCTGGGGTAACAAGACTGGCCAAGCTTATGGGGAGGGGCAGTCGAGGAACCGGGACAGTGTGCCTGCGGGGAGCAGTGGACAGGGAGATTACTATGCGCCACCCAAGAGATCTTCCACGTGGCAGGATCCGGTTTATGATCAGGAGCCCAGATCGTTTGGGCaggggtcgaggtcgagCACGTATGCGGATAATTCTTTTGGTGGGGCCGCGacaggagagaagaaggctcCGCCTGGACGGCCGGCGGCGCCGAAGCCGAACTACGCGGGTAAGGAAgccatgttgaagaagaatgAGGCTATTGCACTGTTTACCTTTGAGGCGGTGGAGCCGGGCGATTTGGGATTCAAGAAGGGGGATGTAATTACTGTCTTGAAGAAGACGGATAATGCTACGGATTGGTGGTAA
- a CDS encoding hypothetical protein (EggNog:ENOG503P57M; COG:S) → MSESYERERQNNARLDELSAKVSALRGVTIDIYDHARNHELIDSSTETFSSMGTQLKGSAGRLGRMAASGNKVAILKLSGILIGAFLVLYYLWRLMF, encoded by the exons ATGTCCGAATCCTACGAACGCGAACGCCAAAACAACGCCCGCCTCGACGAGCTCTCCGCCAAAGTCTCCGCCCTCCGCGGCGTAACAATCGACATCTATGACCACGCCCGCAACCATGAGCTCATCGACTCCAGC ACCGAAACCTTCTCCTCAATGGGCACCCAACTCAAGGGCTCAGCCGGCAGACTAGGCCGCATGGCCGCCAGCGGGAACAAAGTCGCCATTCTCAAACTGTCAGGGATATTGATCGGCGCGTTTCTGGTGCTGTATTACCtctggaggttgatgttctGA